In Flavobacteriales bacterium, the following are encoded in one genomic region:
- a CDS encoding nucleotidyltransferase domain-containing protein, with translation MKTIEELKKSGSIIFECVSGSKSYGLATAQSDTDIRGVFVLPKEHYYSLEYVDQINDESNDVVYYELNKFVGLCAKNNPNILELLAVDEQHILYKHPLFDKLSLGLFLSRKCEQSFGNYAYAQIKKARGLNKKIMNPMAKERKEVLDFCYVYVGGKSMALKQFLKQNNLSQHKCGLTAIPNLKEAYNLHYDTGEKYKGIIGENSNQLLMSEVEKGSVPLGLLYYNKDGYSAYCKRYKEYWDWIEKRNDVRYQATIEHGKNYDAKNMMHTFRLLNMAREIGRTSEVNVLRKDRAYLLKIKRGGFTYEELVEKADKLKNELPKIYENSSLPLSPDLYKVNVVLNEIRDLFYKEIEGS, from the coding sequence ATGAAAACGATAGAGGAATTAAAAAAATCAGGTTCAATAATATTTGAGTGTGTGAGTGGTAGCAAATCTTATGGTTTAGCTACTGCTCAATCTGATACTGATATTAGAGGTGTGTTTGTTTTGCCTAAAGAGCATTATTATAGTTTAGAGTATGTAGATCAAATCAACGATGAGTCAAACGATGTGGTTTACTATGAGTTAAATAAGTTTGTTGGTTTGTGTGCTAAGAATAACCCTAATATTTTAGAACTTTTGGCAGTAGACGAGCAACATATTTTGTATAAACACCCTTTGTTCGATAAGTTGAGTTTAGGTCTATTTTTATCTCGTAAATGCGAACAATCTTTCGGAAATTATGCTTATGCTCAAATAAAAAAAGCTAGAGGGTTAAATAAAAAAATAATGAATCCGATGGCTAAAGAAAGAAAAGAAGTATTGGATTTTTGTTATGTATATGTTGGTGGAAAATCTATGGCTCTAAAACAATTTTTGAAACAAAATAACTTGTCTCAACATAAATGTGGCTTGACAGCAATTCCTAATTTAAAAGAAGCTTATAACTTACATTATGATACTGGTGAAAAGTATAAGGGGATAATTGGCGAGAATTCTAATCAGTTATTGATGAGTGAGGTTGAGAAAGGAAGCGTTCCATTAGGGTTGCTTTATTATAATAAAGATGGATATTCTGCTTATTGTAAACGTTATAAAGAGTATTGGGATTGGATTGAAAAGCGAAATGATGTTCGTTATCAAGCAACAATAGAACATGGTAAAAACTACGATGCTAAAAACATGATGCATACTTTTCGATTGCTCAATATGGCGAGGGAGATAGGTAGAACTAGTGAGGTAAATGTTTTAAGAAAAGATAGAGCATATTTGTTAAAAATAAAACGAGGTGGTTTTACTTATGAAGAGTTAGTCGAAAAAGCTGATAAATTAAAGAATGAACTTCCAAAAATTTATGAAAACTCAAGTTTACCATTGTCACCTGATTTATACAAGGTGAATGTGGTTTTAAATGAAATAAGAGACTTGTTTTATAAAGAAATAGAGGGGAGTTAA
- a CDS encoding nucleotidyltransferase domain-containing protein — protein sequence MKTQIINKLRKIEEENNIEILFAVESGSRAWGFASPDSDYDIRFVYKHKKDWYLNLWEQKDTIEFMTPEDLDGSGWDVSKALKLLAKSNASLLGWIFSPVIYLDNYNVLARFKSLAYEEFNPVAGFHHYHSMSKNYQEDLRKKEVNLKRFFYALRTSLSAKWILDKETVSPVCFYDLLELLDDGITKKIETLIEVKKSESEGFTQKINKDLVSFVQETIEENEQLRKGLETKRPDYQKFNDLFLRCV from the coding sequence ATGAAAACACAGATAATAAATAAGTTAAGAAAAATAGAGGAGGAAAATAATATAGAAATATTATTTGCTGTTGAATCGGGGAGTAGAGCTTGGGGCTTTGCTTCTCCAGATTCAGACTATGATATTCGTTTTGTGTATAAACATAAAAAAGATTGGTACTTAAACCTTTGGGAACAAAAAGATACTATAGAGTTTATGACTCCAGAAGATTTGGATGGCTCAGGTTGGGATGTTAGTAAAGCATTAAAGCTATTGGCTAAGTCTAATGCCTCACTCTTAGGGTGGATTTTTTCTCCTGTTATTTACTTGGATAATTATAATGTATTAGCGCGATTTAAATCTCTTGCTTATGAAGAGTTTAATCCAGTTGCAGGTTTTCACCATTATCATAGTATGAGTAAAAATTACCAAGAAGATCTTAGAAAAAAAGAGGTTAACTTAAAGCGTTTCTTTTATGCATTAAGAACTTCATTGTCTGCAAAATGGATCTTGGATAAAGAAACTGTCTCGCCAGTTTGTTTTTACGACTTATTAGAGTTATTGGATGATGGTATAACCAAAAAAATAGAAACTTTAATTGAGGTAAAGAAATCTGAAAGCGAGGGTTTTACACAGAAAATAAATAAAGACCTCGTTTCGTTTGTACAAGAAACCATAGAAGAAAATGAGCAGTTAAGAAAAGGCTTGGAGACTAAACGACCAGATTATCAAAAGTTTAATGACTTATTCTTAAGGTGCGTATGA